The Rhodospirillales bacterium genome includes the window GCCCGCAGCGTCCAGATCGACCTGCCGCCCTTTACGCTGGTGGCGGCGACGACGCGTTCGGGCCTGCTGACCACGCCATTGCGCGAACGCTTCGGCATTCCGCTGCGTCTGGAATTTTATACCCACGACGAACTGACGGGCATCGTCGCCCGCGCCGCGAACATTCTGGGCGCACCGCTCGATACCACCGGCGCGCGCGAAATCGCCCGCCGCGCGCGTGGCACCCCGCGCATTGCCGGAAGGCTGGTGCGCCGCGTGCGCGACTTCGCGCAGGTCGGCGGCCATGCGCTGATCACCGCGTCCGTGGCCGATGACGCGCTGCGCCGCCTTGATATCGACGCGGGCGGATTGGACGCGATGGACCGGCGTTATCTGGCCACCATTGTCGATCATTACGACGGCGGGCCGGTGGGCATCGAAACGATGGCCGCGACCTTGTCCGAGGAACGCGACGTGATCGAGGACGTGATCGAACCCTATCTGATCCAGCAGGGCCTGATCCAGCGCACCCCGCGCGGCCGCTGCGTCGCGGCGGGCGGTTACCGCGCGCTGGGCCGCGAGGCACCCGCGCGCCCCGCCGCGTCCGACCTGTTTACGGAATAATTTGCATAAGC containing:
- the ruvB gene encoding Holliday junction branch migration DNA helicase RuvB, which codes for MRAEALNVEKQNGDAEDVALRPRALAEFTGQKQARENLAVFIAAAKKRGEALDHVLLHGPPGLGKTTLAQIVARELGVGFKATSGPVIARAGDLAAILTNLQPMDVLFIDEIHRLNPVVEEILYPAMEDRKLDIMIGEGPSARSVQIDLPPFTLVAATTRSGLLTTPLRERFGIPLRLEFYTHDELTGIVARAANILGAPLDTTGAREIARRARGTPRIAGRLVRRVRDFAQVGGHALITASVADDALRRLDIDAGGLDAMDRRYLATIVDHYDGGPVGIETMAATLSEERDVIEDVIEPYLIQQGLIQRTPRGRCVAAGGYRALGREAPARPAASDLFTE